GCTTCTCTCTTTTCTATCACTTCTCCTCGGGAGAGAGTTCGAAGCGCCAAAGAGGTCAAGGTGACAAGTGCTGACACGGTGGGATACATCATCGTTCAAGCCTTGCTCGGGAATCTCTCCGTCTTAGGAACTCATGACATTTCCAACGGCGCTAGTAGCAGCAGCACCGAGCGTGGTGATGGTGACAAGTTGTCGTCTCCATCACGAGGATCATGGTGAAGAAGATTTCTTGAGGGTAACGATGCTTGTTTACGAACCTATTTGTGAAGGTCCCACGATCAGGTCATGGATGGCTCGTTCGACTTAAATATCCGACACAACCGAAGAAATGGTCATCATCCATACGTTTTCAtatgaattatttaatataagCATGATttgactattattattattatttgaataaTCAACATTTGATATATCAAATCCGATCAATATCATGTAGATATGACGGCATAGCAAAGAGATATATATATTCCATCGATTGCTTCTTCTCCTTCCTATCAGTTGTCATTCCAAACCATTAAATAAACATTATCTGATTGCTAGACAATAATGCTCCGATGTAAGTTTTACAATAGGAAGATGAATGAATACAAAGATCATGCGTACTCAAAAAAATCTCTCTAGTACGATAGTACTCGAAAAATGGATGAAATAGAATCAATTTCACGAAGAAGCTTAATCGACGATCATCGGcaaaattatgtatatatatctttGGAGGAAAACAAATATACGCAAATAATGGAGGTGTCGACATTGGGGTCCACAAGGGGCGTGATTGGCTCGTGTGAGCCAGGGAAGCGTGGGGACCAACACTTTCCTTCCGTGACGAAGCCGGCAAATGGCGTCGTAATCCCCGTGGGCCCCGCTGCCACGCCCGTCCCGTTTCTCCAATGTAGCTATCCGAGTCCGGGCCCACACTGCGCCGTTATGTCGCGTCCTCGACCGCCGTCATCTCCCCGTTTTCCGGACGAGGCGAAATAGACGAAAAGTGCCAAAAATAAAAAAGGCCACCCGACGTTAGGCGGCAGTTGGTCGCCATCCCGTCGACACGTGTCGCGTCGGCGGTCGCACGAGGGGGCTCCCCCCCAATCACGGGGAGACTGTCCTCCTCCCGTCACGTGCGACCCTCTATCCGCAGCCGTTCATCTTAATTGATCTAAAATTGCTTACATGTAAGGTTCAAATCATAGATTTGCGCTTCGAAATCTAAGAAAGTTGTCGGTCATCTTTGATGCAAATGTGATGCAGGAGATCGCACACGTAGGAGGTGGATTTGAGACAGCTTACTCGTTGACCTTAATTATTGTAGCATGTCAATTATACATGAATATGTGTAGTACTCCACACATCATCGATCACCGCTCAcgaattttgatgattgaaaagtGAAAGTCGAATACATTGAAGCATGGAAaagaaattgaaatatgatggttATGGGCAATCGAAGGCCTTGTGGCTGGCCATGAGTCGAAGTGGGCATGAGACATCATCCACATCTTGACAGGTACGGGGAATCATGCATGTTGCACGAGATTAAGGGGATGAAagagatggtgatgatgatgttaaGGTAGTGGGTGGTTTGCTAGTGCAATTATGGCCCTCCCTTAGCTGGTTGGCTCTAAATTAGAACACCAACTGGTGAGGCTCACGTGACATCAGCCCCCTAAAAGTGCACCACCAAGGGCTTATGGATCCAAAACCCGCATCCGCAATCTTGTGCTGGGACTAGAGTCGGATGCTATATATCGGATCCTATCGAAACCGTAGCCGCACCCGCTACGCGTGACCGACAAAATACATGTCCACCATCAACCACATATTTGGGACCACCTCTATCCACCGTTGGATCAAAATCGAACGATCTAAATTGGGAGGATCTTCTGCTTTATGCTGGGCCTCGAATGCCAGAAGTGGAATGACATGAATGCCAATGGTGGCATTGAGCTTTAGTTTAaacgcacccccccccccccccccccccaaccctcACCCTCACCCCCACCCCGACCGAGTCAACCTACAAACCAATGCAGCAAAGGAGACTTATTGGCAGTGTTTTGGTGGTTGTATAGAGAGCTGGTGTGCAGATTCCATAAAAGAAAGGAGTAGGCAGCCACCATAGCAATTCTAATGGAGTGTCAAGGCTGGGTCTTATCATTAGAGTATGAACATGGGGCTCCGTTGGTCATTGGCCATTTAGGTTGGGAGTCGATTTGGAGCATACTAGTataaggagaggagaaagaggaacAGCGACCtccattattttctttctttcttgcattATAATACTCCTCTTTCCTTTCGGAAGGCGATTGTAGGGGGAGGAGAGCGGGGAGGGGGGAAGAGATAGAGAGGAGGGAGACAGGGAGAGACAAGGATGGAAGCGCCTTGGAAGAGGTTTTCAACTCAGCTGGAAGATAACGATGTCTTCATGCCCTAAAGCTCATCCACCCTTCGAGACCATCTGTAGTAAGAATCTACACATCCCCAGCAACCATTACGCGAACACAGAGAAAAAAATGAGGAAGCacgaaagaagaaaataaaatgatattaaAGATTATTATTGCCTAAGTTATTCCGTCTTTTCTTTCGTGTTCTTGGATTTCTTGTTTTGATCGCTCCATGGCCTCCCTACGTGCAGGTAGCTTGACGTGAATCAATTGGACcgccatgatgatgatgaggaaagaGAGGCCAGCATGGGAATAGCGACGCAGCCCTCTCAGCTCACCTTCGCCTACCTCAGTCCACCATCCAAGACCCTCGGGGGAACGCAAGCCGGGCCTAGTTCTCCGGCGTCTATGTCCCAGGGGTTCCACCAAGGCATCTTCAGCTTCCCCGAGGGCTTCGACCGCTCCGCGAACCGAGAACAGCAGCAGAACCACCACGTCGCGCAGCAAAGTAGGAGGGACAAGCTACGGGTGCAAGGCTTTGATGCCGCCGGACACCCGCTAGTCCCGATCGACGAGCACGGCGAGGAGGCAAGCATATACGGGTCCACCGCTGTCGGTGCCGGCAACATGTTGTCGGATATGTTCAGTTTCCCGGCGGCCGGACTGACGGCGGTCGACCTGCACGCTAACCAGATCTCAGGTGGCTTTCATCTACCGCCGAGGCCAGCGGCCACGGCAGGAGGCTTCACCGGGGACTGGTACGGTCCAACCCGACAAGGCAACCAGCAGCAGCATTCGGTGACAGCTTTGAACGCCGACTCTGCTGCCGCGATGCAGCTTTTTCTCATGAACCCTCtgttgcagccgccgccgccacAGCAGCAGCGGCAGAATTCTCCGTCTCCGCCTCCACCAGCTCACCAACAAGCCTTCCAATCCTTTGGAGACGCTCCCTTTGGCGGAAGAGTGGCAGAAGGCCAAGGACTCTCGTTGTCGCTCTCTTCATCCCTGCAACAGTTGGAGATGGCCAAAGCGGACGAGCTAAGGTTTAGAGAAGGGGTGCTGTACTTCAATAACCAGCAGCAACAGCACTCCACGTTACATTTGCAAGGCCAGGTTCCTGGACACGGTCAGCAATCGCACATGGGCTACGGCAGCATGGGACTGGTGAACGTGTTGAGGAACTCCAAGTACGCAAAGCCGGGGCAGGAGCTCCTGGAGGAGTTCTGCAGCGTGGGGAAGGGACAGCTAAAAGGAAGTAAAGCAGGGAGGCACCGTGGTGGCTCATCCAACCCTAACTGCAACCCTACCGGTGGCGGTGGCAGCGGAGGCGCTTCCAGTTCGGCCGCTGCATCTTCATCCTCCAAAGATGTTCCTCCCTTGGCTCCTGCTGACAGATTTGAGCACCAGAGAAAGAAGGCCAAGCTCATCTCCATGCTCGACGAGGCATGTATTAGTCTATATATTTCCGTGCTTTCTTTACTTCACTTAATTACAGGAATCACTCATGTCTCCTCCTTTACATATACATTTCTTTCGGTCCTTAGCAGCCCACTAAAGTGGCCGAGATGATTCTCAGGTCAATTTTGACAAGATTTATTTCTCCTAGTGGTGGTTGTACTTTGCATATATCTATACACAAAGGTGGGGTAGATAACCATTATAGGCATTCTTTCAAGAAGAAGCCACAGCATTTGATTTGGTGAAATAGTTGTCTCTACATGGCTTTACTCCTCTTCTTTGTTTCCTCACCTTGGGGCTCTCACAGATCGTTTGCTCGATGCTCGCACCAAGAGAATGCTTGTGGCCTCAGCGGCACATCTATTTGCCATTCTTGCGTTCTCCTCTAAATGAATACATTCTTTGTAATTAAAATCACACACCTCTTTATTTAAACGTCAATGTTGCCTTCGGTTTTAAAAGTTAGATACGAATGGACATGGCCAAATTAACATAAAACTTAGTAAATGTCCCACAGTATGGTTTGATGAATACTTGATGGGTTGTCATTTCACTGTTTTTTATCCTCTACTTCAATCCTTCTCAGACACCACATCACAGGTTTGACTCTTGTAATATTATACAATTTGCAAGATGACAAATGAATTGAACGTGCTAGTTGTTAACTACCATAAGCTTTTTACTCAATATGTGGATGTTTTCAGTGGAATTCCTTTGGTAACTTTTTTTTAAGTTCGATCTGAcccttgtaaactctttatgcttaCAAAGAATATTCATATGTTAGAGCTCTCGTTGTTGTTCGAGACTCGAGAAGGAACCATCAGTGTGCAACTAATATCCGAAGTTATGAGATTCCTTCCTATGCATTTTTAAACTCATCTGATTTATTGGAGAATTACAAATTTGGGATCTGGTTCAAATGGCCTTCATCATGTGACACCACTACTTTTGATTGATAAAAAGCAACTATGGGTAACGTTTTTCAGGTCCACCAAGTCACCTGTCTGGTATATTTGCTTCTTAATTTTCCATATGTTTGAAGGAAGCTTAAAATTAGTTGTCTATCCACCTAGGTAGTGAATGCATTCCTTCTGTAAACAAGCATTAGTTGATAGATTCCTCtacaattctttttttcttttcagaaGATGACAATTTATATTCCTGTAACGTTGCAGAACTGAACAATATTTGTGTTGTTGACACTATTTTTTTAGtaataactctctttctctttcagaTATTGATGTGTCTTCCAAGGTGTGCACGTCTTAAGAGTATGTAGAAGTCTTATTCTATGTATTTATAAACTTCCAGCTCAGTTTTGTAATACTCACATGTTTCGAATTGATACTGACTCCAGCCATTGTTAGCTTCGGAATGGTAACTGGTGAACAGAAAAAGGAAGCTGAAAATGTTGGAGTATCTTGCTTTTCATGGCAGGAATTCGTTTTCATGGTAATTGTTACCTTTTTTTGAGTTAATATTCCTGCTGAAGTTACAGTCTGTTTCTTATATTTCAGACCTTGTCAGTGCTTGTTGTTGTGCAAGGAGCAGTTTGCACTTTCTTCAAGCTGAAATTATGAGTTACTTTTCTACCTAATCTTGATTACTCGAAACTATTTTACAGTAAAGCCTGTAGAAACTGTGGATCTGCTTCCCAACTTAAAAAAATGTTCTTCATATGCCCCTACTTCAAGAGGTTCCCAACTTCTATACTTTATAGGAAAATATTCTGATTTTTTATCTTGCTTGGTTATATGTTTGTGTTTATCCTTAGAAAACTACTTACATTCTTTCCAACTATTAAAAGTTATaggaaaatattttgatttttttttatcttgtttgGTGATATGTTTGTGTTTCTCCTCAGAAAAGAAAAGCTACTTACAGGGTAATGCAAGCAGGGAAGCCAATTATACAAGACATATTGCAAATGTAGAAGCCTCATTTACACCAGTTTGATGAAAACTAATATCTTGTTCTTATAGGCAACTGTGAACTGCAAACTTCCACCTAAGAGAAAGGATGACATTTGCACAATAATGTACACCAGTGGGACAACTGGTGAGCCAAAAGGTGTGATATTGACAAACAAAGCGATCATAGCTGAGGTCATCAATAATGAACATCTGCTTCGTGAGACTGATAAAGTGGTAAGACCTCGGTTATCATCTTTCTGTTCTCTTTTTTTGTGAATTACCTGCCACTAAGACATGGCTCTATGATTTACATGTTTCATATTATTAATTGGTGGTACATTTTATATTCCTTTCTTAGTTTACAGAGGAAGATTCATACTTGTCGTTCCTTCCATTAGCACATGTCTTTGATCAGATAATGGAAATCTACTGCATCTATAAGGGTGCCTCCATTGGATTTTGGCAAGGGGTAGGGCCTATGTTACAGTCTCTTCCTATGAAAGCTATACCTGCGTCCAATTCCTACTTAAATACCTCCTCATAATTGAAGGATGTTAGGTATTTGATGGAGGACATCCAGGAACTAAAGCCTACAATATTTTGTGGTGTTCCTCGAGTTTATGACCGTATATATACAGGTATGATCCTCTTCTGATTTCCTATTCGGTCAGTCTTTGAACATACATACAAtttctttgttcctaaagaattttgtGGACGAAAGGCATCAATCAGAAGATCTCATCTGGAGGACTGTTAGCAAGGATGTCGTTCCAGTTTGCTTATGTCTAGTACGTATAGTGCTCATTCCTATCTATTGTTTAGGATCTAGTTGCTTTGCCTAAAGCACATTTGTAAGTTACATTGTGCCTTTTTGTCAGCAAGTTGCAGAAACTGAGGAGAGGGTTCAAACAAGATGAAGCATCGCCGTCCATCGACCGTCTAATCTTCAACAAAGTTGGCATCTACTTCAATCTCCCCGTTTAATTATTTGTTTTTCCAACCATGCCTCGATCATACTTGCTCAATCGTGATTATAGATCAGACAAGTCACAGGAGGCCGTGTGCGCATAATGATATCTGGAGCTGCACCATTGCCGAGGCATGTGGAAGAGTTTCTTAGAGTAACCACATGCAGTGTAGTCATACAAGGATATGGTAATCCATCTGTTGTGCTTTCTCAGCAAATGAATGATATGCTCATAAGCTTCAGAAATTTCCATGTTCAACAAGTAAAAGACCAACAAAAAGTGATGGTGATACGAACTCATGGCTCATATTCAGGTCTTACGGAAAGCTGTTCTGGGTGCTTCACTTCCATAGCAAATGTATTCTCCATGATGGGAACGGTTGGGGTTCCTGCTGCAACTATAGAGGCAAGACTTGAGTCAGTGTTGGAACTGGGGTATGATGCACTCTCAGATGTACCCCGAGGAGAGATTTGCTTGAGGGGGAACACATTGTTCTCTGGCTACCACAAGCGCGCAGACCTCTTAGATGAAGTTCTTGTGGATGGTTGGTTTCATACAGGTAAAGGTTCTACATGGCCATGTAGTTCGGAAACATGGTCTTGACATTTTGCTTGATTAAGTATTTGAATTGTGTAGGTGATATCGGAGAATGGCAACCCAATGGTGCAATGAAGATCATAGACAGAAAGAAGAACATCTTTAAATTGTCCCAAGGAGAATATGTTGCTGTGGAAGTCCTCGAAAACACATACATGCAGTGTCCTCTCGTCGCCTcggtatcgtacagaagctcttcCTTCCATCTGTAGCTAAAATTAGATGGCAGTTGATCATTCTTGTGTGATGATGATATCTTTGTCCTGTAGGTTTGGGTCTACGGAAACAGCTTCGAGTCCTTTCTTGTGAGCGTCGTTGTTCCTGAGAAGAACTCATTAGAGGAATGGGCAGCAGCCAATAAGGCGAAAGGTAGCTTTGAACTGTTGTGCAAGCATCCTGAAGCAAGGAAGCACGTTCTCGAGGAGCTCAATTACACTGCTCGCAAACACCAAGTACGTCAACAGTCTATGAAATTTCCAACCAATTCATTCGACGAACATGCTAATCTGATTTGTTTGGCATCACTTTGCTTCAGCTAAAGGGATTCGAGATGTTGAAAGC
This DNA window, taken from Musa acuminata AAA Group cultivar baxijiao chromosome BXJ3-7, Cavendish_Baxijiao_AAA, whole genome shotgun sequence, encodes the following:
- the LOC135643511 gene encoding BEL1-like homeodomain protein 4, yielding MGIATQPSQLTFAYLSPPSKTLGGTQAGPSSPASMSQGFHQGIFSFPEGFDRSANREQQQNHHVAQQSRRDKLRVQGFDAAGHPLVPIDEHGEEASIYGSTAVGAGNMLSDMFSFPAAGLTAVDLHANQISGGFHLPPRPAATAGGFTGDWYGPTRQGNQQQHSVTALNADSAAAMQLFLMNPLLQPPPPQQQRQNSPSPPPPAHQQAFQSFGDAPFGGRVAEGQGLSLSLSSSLQQLEMAKADELRFREGVLYFNNQQQQHSTLHLQGQVPGHGQQSHMGYGSMGLVNVLRNSKYAKPGQELLEEFCSVGKGQLKGSKAGRHRGGSSNPNCNPTGGGGSGGASSSAAASSSSKDVPPLAPADRFEHQRKKAKLISMLDEACISLYISVLSLLHLITGITHVSSFTYTFLSVLSSPLKWPR
- the LOC135643513 gene encoding probable CoA ligase CCL6; amino-acid sequence: MCLPRCARLKTIVSFGMVTGEQKKEAENVGVSCFSWQEFVFMATVNCKLPPKRKDDICTIMYTSGTTGEPKGVILTNKAIIAEVINNEHLLRETDKVFTEEDSYLSFLPLAHVFDQIMEIYCIYKGASIGFWQGDVRYLMEDIQELKPTIFCGVPRVYDRIYTGINQKISSGGLLARMSFQFAYVYKLQKLRRGFKQDEASPSIDRLIFNKIRQVTGGRVRIMISGAAPLPRHVEEFLRVTTCSVVIQGYGLTESCSGCFTSIANVFSMMGTVGVPAATIEARLESVLELGYDALSDVPRGEICLRGNTLFSGYHKRADLLDEVLVDGWFHTGDIGEWQPNGAMKIIDRKKNIFKLSQGEYVAVEVLENTYMQCPLVASVWVYGNSFESFLVSVVVPEKNSLEEWAAANKAKGSFELLCKHPEARKHVLEELNYTARKHQLKGFEMLKAVHLEPRPFDMERDLITPTFKLKRPQLLKHFKECIDGLYREAKVL